A genomic stretch from Meriones unguiculatus strain TT.TT164.6M chromosome 13 unlocalized genomic scaffold, Bangor_MerUng_6.1 Chr13_unordered_Scaffold_44, whole genome shotgun sequence includes:
- the LOC132651273 gene encoding vomeronasal type-2 receptor 26-like isoform X1, which yields MPLPLLCFSLLLKPVYTSTEIFLIHCGYYGKTNTYMEADVNLATFIPISIPLDLSQNDQNFFDTEPSLRWNFDLLKWRNYQYLLTLYFAIEEINKDSNLLPNMTLGFHIYNAFNSNKMTLEGPLMWLSGRSEYIPNYKCNTQHKALGIISGKKPEFSAAIETLSELYNVPQVS from the exons atgccccttcctttgctttgcttcagcctcctcctgaaacctgtgtatacatcaaCAGAGATATTTCTGATCCATTGTGGTTATTATGGAAagaccaacacctacatggaggcagatgttaaccttgctacatttattcccatttccattcCACTTGATCTATCCCAAAATGACCAGAACTTTTTTGACACAGAACCAAGTCTACGATGGAATTTcgacct ACTgaaatggagaaactatcaatatttgctgaccttatactttgccattgaagagatcaacaaggactcaaacctgcttcccaatatgaccttgggttttcacatctacaatgcctttaattctaacaaaatgaccttggagggccctctgatgtggctgtctggaagaagtgagtatatccctaactacaagtgcaacactcaacacaaagctctaggaatcatttcaggaaaaaagccggaattttctgctgcaattgaaacactttcagagctctacaatgtcccacaagtaagttag
- the LOC132651273 gene encoding vomeronasal type-2 receptor 26-like isoform X2 gives MPLPLLCFSLLLKPVYTSTEIFLIHCGYYGKTNTYMEADVNLATFIPISIPLDLSQNDQNFFDTEPSLRWNFDLLKWRNYQYLLTLYFAIEEINKDSNLLPNMTLGFHIYNAFNSNKMTLEGPLMWLSGRSYTEEMHLSSGITTNKKYLVTTRISNNQD, from the exons atgccccttcctttgctttgcttcagcctcctcctgaaacctgtgtatacatcaaCAGAGATATTTCTGATCCATTGTGGTTATTATGGAAagaccaacacctacatggaggcagatgttaaccttgctacatttattcccatttccattcCACTTGATCTATCCCAAAATGACCAGAACTTTTTTGACACAGAACCAAGTCTACGATGGAATTTcgacct ACTgaaatggagaaactatcaatatttgctgaccttatactttgccattgaagagatcaacaaggactcaaacctgcttcccaatatgaccttgggttttcacatctacaatgcctttaattctaacaaaatgaccttggagggccctctgatgtggctgtctggaagaa gctacactgaagaaatgcatctgtCATCAGGCATTactacaaacaaaaaatacttggTGACAACAAgaatcagcaataatcaagattaa